One part of the Magallana gigas chromosome 5, xbMagGiga1.1, whole genome shotgun sequence genome encodes these proteins:
- the LOC136275488 gene encoding mucin-22-like produces MRNMRDIFIKLFLLILCDMAACVLISKHVELSPSHVLNIESPGYPDVNYKNNTVLIWNVTAPATTEEIFIVVHMDIIKRFHGKCEDYLQIQEINPSGGNFSLFKQCGKLTTNRTTRGNQLLIKFVSNFDVLTSKGFQMQLRVLKEKSTTLMLTTREISSSISSRTTKASIESTKSESRTSKTSKTTSTESSTNLLASSTMITTIKSKSQIHDSKTAQISASKTSTASSTTNIINLVAPITTPTAKGTSSLSSSSTTTTLPKTTEMKTTTKQIVPRMILTSKILSKTTHLKTKTTTFASTTNAAYRKTKPPKLSTVTTPNSLPPSSETMYRYVAYLSTVGIPVSQRKRSSLGLTTTLAATNEISTSQTIFSKQITTQTRPYQPTQGKSKYSTYSTPSITTETKLKDNTSPSITSMDTKTVILLMGLGVLEVMLIVIGALAVRRHRRRGNWKTTEKTDDQERTRNNYKETNVYDEIAIDDIGKKDYESPYKELPEGVYDTTFIRRSHLNVAEDRESNYTTGNIFYNVFQRASFCRRSVTDAPAITFSTFKGPMNCNEKKTISEI; encoded by the exons ATGAGAAATATGAGGGATATCTTTATCAAACTCTTCCTGCTGATCCTCTGTG ATATGGCAGCATGTGTTCTGATATCCAAACATGTAGAACTATCGCCATCGCATGTGTTGAATATCGAGTCCCCTGGGTATCCAGATGTCAACTACAAAAACAACACAGTCTTAATTTGGAATGTGACAGCACCTGCCACCACAGAAGAAATCTTTATTGTCGTTCACATGGATATTATAAAACGCTTTCATGGAAAATGTGAAGACTATTTACAG ATTCAGGAAATTAATCCATCCGGTGGAAACTTcagtttatttaaacaatgcgGCAAACTTACAACGAATAGAACCACCCGGGGGAATCAACTTCTTATCAAATTCGTTTCAAACTTTGATGTGTTGACTTCAAAAGGATTTCAAATGCAATTGAGag TGCTAAAGGAAAAATCAACAACATTAATGTTAACAACAAGAGAAATCTCTTCATCAATTTCATCCAGGACAACAAAAGCGTCGATAGAATCGACAAAATCAGAATCACGAACATCAAAAACATCTAAAACAACATCTACAGAATCATCAACAAACTTATTAGCATCATCAACGATGATAACAACGATAAAATCAAAGTCACAAATACATGATTCAAAGACAGCACAAATATCAGCATCAAAGACTTCTACAGCATCTTCAACAACAAATATCATCAATTTAGTAGCACCAATAACCACGCCGACAGCAAAAGGtacatcatcattatcatcatcatcaacaacaacaacattacCGAAGACAACAGAGATGAAGACAACAACGAAACAAATAGTGCCGAGAATGATTCTAACATCAAAGATCTTATCAAAAACAACAcatctgaaaacaaaaacaacgaCATTTGCATCAACAACAAATGCAGCATATAGAAAAA CTAAACCGCCAAAACTATCAACGGTTACAACACCTAACTCATTACCACCGTCATCAGAGACTATGTACAGGTATGTAGCTTACTTATCGACCGTGGGGATACCTGTCTCACAGAGAAAGAGGTCAAGCCTTGGACTGACAACAACGTTAGCAGCTACAAATGAAATTTCGACTTCCCAAACAATTTTTTCTAAACAAATAACAACGCAAACGAGACCATACCAACCAACGCAGGGAAAATCAAAGTATTCAACATATTCAACTCCTTCAATTACAACAGAAACAAAGTTAAAAGACAATACATCACCCTCGATTACTTCAATGGACACGAAAACAG TTATTTTGCTGATGGGATTAGGGGTTCTAGAAGTAATGTTAATTGTGATTGGAGCACTAGCAGTCCGGAGACACAGACGAAGAGg AAATTGGAAAACAACAGAGAAAACTGATGACCAAGAACGTACACGAAATAATTACAAGGAAACAAATGTATATGACGAAATTGCCATCGATGACATCGGGAAGAAGGATTATGAGAGCCCTTATAAAGAACTTCCTGAAGGTGTATACGATACGACATTTATACGCCGATCACATCTAAACGTCGCCGAGGATAGGGAATCAAATTATACGACAGGGAATATCTTTTACAATGTATTTCAGCGAGCATCGTTTTGTAGGAGAAGCGTGACTGATGCTCCCGCtataacattttcaacattcaaaGGACCAATGAACTGTAACGAAAAAAAGACAATCAGTGAGATATAA